The following coding sequences lie in one Oscillatoria salina IIICB1 genomic window:
- the polA gene encoding DNA polymerase I, producing MVKTTSTSNPSTAGETQPLLILVDGHSLAFRNYYAFANSRDRGLRTTSGVPTSVCFGFLRSLLQVMEVQQPESMAIAFDLGLPTFRHEADDTYKADRPGTPEDFIPDLKNLQLLLAALQVPVVTSPGYEADDVLATLAKQASEAGYRVKIVTGDRDLFQLVNDKNQISVLYLDRNSFGYSSRGNLNEFNEAEVTEKLGIEADLVVDYKALCGDKSDNIPGVKGIGDKTAIQLLTEYGSLAEIYENLDKIKGATQKKLAAGKEEAEHSRHLAQLKFDAPIEITLEDCHLQGFDTAVLKPLLEELELKTFLGQIDKLQQQFGGTPEPEILDETEESFEDDDLFFWSPEETEKAELPEEVTIQTQVIDTPEKLNKLVEQLATFQDKNLPVAWDTETSDLEPRDAKLVGIGCCWGEKSNEVAYIPINHSEGNNLEQDRVFTALRTILESETYPKVLHNAKFDRLVLLNQGIKLAGVTFETMLASYLLQPDNNHNLSDVAERYSLGVKPKRYADLNIPKGKNIADLDIKTVADYCGLDAYATWSLVPKLRAELTQIPELHQLLLEVEQPLEPVLAMMEHTGIRINQAKLEKFSEKLSADLQTLEARVYQAAGEEFNLGSPKQLSVILFDEDKLNLDRRKSRKTKTGYSTNHAVLEKLQGSHPIIDDILEYRTLSKLKSTYVDALPALVREDTGRVHTNFNQTVTATGRLSSSNPNLQNIPIRTEFSRQIRQAFIPESNWSLISADYSQIELRILAHLSKEPVLVEAYQNSRDIHTVTAQLLFEKENVTSDERRLGKTINFGVIYGMGSFRFARETGIDPKLGKEFIEKYRYRYPRIFEYLEGVKKDAIARGYVTTIHGRRRYFNFTSRNLQQLRGHKPEEIDLDKLKNIGQFDSQLLRAAANATIQGSSADIIKIAMVNLHQILQNYQARLLLQVHDELVLEVPPEESSELQPKIRATMENAVALTVPLVVEVRAGDNWMEAK from the coding sequence ATGGTCAAAACTACTTCTACTTCTAACCCTTCTACGGCGGGCGAAACACAGCCGCTACTGATTTTAGTTGACGGTCACTCGTTGGCGTTTCGGAATTATTACGCTTTTGCGAACAGTCGCGATCGCGGTTTGCGGACGACTAGCGGAGTCCCTACGAGTGTGTGTTTTGGCTTTCTGCGGTCTTTGTTACAAGTAATGGAAGTCCAGCAACCGGAGTCAATGGCGATCGCGTTTGACTTGGGTTTACCAACTTTTCGTCACGAAGCGGATGACACTTACAAAGCTGATAGACCAGGCACTCCGGAAGATTTTATCCCTGATTTAAAGAATTTACAACTTTTGCTGGCTGCTTTGCAAGTCCCAGTCGTGACCTCTCCGGGCTACGAAGCTGACGACGTTTTAGCCACATTAGCCAAACAAGCTAGCGAAGCCGGGTATCGAGTCAAGATTGTAACTGGCGATCGGGATTTATTTCAACTTGTCAATGACAAAAATCAGATTAGTGTTCTTTATTTAGACCGCAATTCTTTTGGTTATTCTTCCAGAGGTAATCTTAATGAATTTAACGAAGCAGAAGTCACGGAAAAGTTAGGTATTGAAGCCGATTTAGTAGTTGATTATAAAGCACTTTGCGGCGATAAATCAGATAATATTCCTGGTGTTAAAGGTATTGGCGATAAAACCGCAATTCAGTTGCTTACTGAATATGGCAGTTTAGCAGAAATATATGAAAATTTAGACAAGATTAAAGGTGCAACTCAGAAAAAGTTAGCAGCAGGAAAAGAAGAGGCGGAACATTCGCGACATTTAGCCCAATTAAAATTTGATGCACCGATAGAAATAACTCTCGAAGATTGTCATTTACAAGGCTTCGATACCGCCGTCCTCAAACCTTTATTAGAAGAATTAGAACTGAAAACTTTTCTCGGACAAATTGATAAATTACAGCAACAATTCGGCGGAACACCCGAACCGGAAATCTTAGACGAAACTGAAGAAAGTTTTGAAGATGATGACCTCTTTTTCTGGAGTCCCGAAGAAACCGAAAAAGCTGAATTACCTGAAGAAGTTACTATCCAAACTCAAGTTATTGATACTCCCGAAAAACTCAACAAATTAGTTGAACAGTTAGCAACTTTTCAAGACAAAAATTTACCCGTCGCTTGGGATACAGAAACCTCAGATTTAGAACCAAGAGACGCAAAATTAGTCGGAATTGGTTGTTGCTGGGGAGAAAAATCAAACGAGGTTGCTTACATTCCGATTAATCATAGCGAAGGAAATAATCTCGAACAAGATCGAGTTTTCACAGCCTTACGGACAATTTTAGAAAGTGAAACTTATCCGAAAGTTTTACACAATGCTAAATTTGACCGTTTAGTGTTATTAAATCAAGGGATAAAACTGGCGGGAGTTACCTTTGAAACAATGTTAGCCAGTTATTTATTGCAACCAGATAATAACCACAATTTAAGCGATGTTGCAGAAAGATATTCTCTGGGAGTGAAACCGAAAAGATACGCGGATTTGAATATTCCTAAAGGTAAAAATATTGCCGATTTGGATATCAAAACTGTTGCTGATTATTGCGGTTTAGATGCTTATGCTACCTGGAGTTTAGTTCCGAAATTACGCGCAGAATTAACACAAATTCCTGAATTGCATCAATTGTTATTGGAGGTTGAACAACCTTTAGAACCAGTTTTGGCGATGATGGAACATACAGGAATTAGGATAAATCAAGCCAAATTGGAGAAGTTTTCGGAAAAGTTATCAGCAGATTTACAAACTTTAGAAGCTAGGGTTTATCAAGCAGCAGGAGAAGAATTTAATTTAGGTTCTCCGAAACAGTTAAGCGTAATTTTGTTTGATGAAGATAAACTGAATTTAGACCGCAGAAAATCGCGCAAAACAAAGACAGGTTATTCGACAAACCACGCGGTTTTGGAAAAATTACAAGGATCTCATCCGATTATTGATGATATTTTAGAATATCGCACTTTGTCGAAATTAAAGTCAACTTATGTGGATGCTTTACCTGCATTAGTCCGCGAGGATACAGGAAGGGTTCATACTAATTTTAATCAAACTGTGACCGCAACGGGAAGGCTATCTTCTTCTAATCCAAATTTACAGAATATTCCCATTCGGACGGAGTTTTCGCGACAAATTCGTCAAGCGTTTATCCCCGAATCAAATTGGTCATTAATTTCGGCTGATTATTCCCAAATTGAGTTACGAATTTTAGCGCATTTAAGTAAAGAACCAGTCTTAGTCGAAGCTTACCAAAATAGTCGCGATATTCATACAGTTACCGCGCAACTGTTGTTTGAAAAGGAAAATGTTACGTCTGACGAACGTCGTTTGGGAAAAACAATTAACTTTGGTGTAATTTACGGAATGGGTTCGTTTCGGTTTGCGCGAGAAACAGGAATTGACCCCAAATTGGGGAAGGAATTTATTGAGAAATATCGTTACAGATATCCGCGTATTTTTGAGTATTTAGAGGGAGTGAAAAAAGACGCGATCGCGCGAGGTTATGTAACCACAATTCATGGTCGTCGTCGCTACTTTAACTTTACTAGCAGAAATTTGCAACAATTGCGGGGTCATAAACCAGAAGAAATTGACCTCGATAAACTGAAAAATATCGGTCAGTTTGACTCTCAATTACTTCGCGCTGCGGCTAATGCGACGATCCAAGGTTCTAGCGCTGATATTATCAAAATTGCTATGGTCAATCTGCATCAAATTTTACAGAATTATCAAGCAAGATTACTGTTGCAAGTTCATGATGAATTAGTGTTAGAAGTTCCTCCGGAAGAGTCTTCAGAATTGCAGCCAAAAATTCGTGCGACAATGGAAAATGCAGTAGCTTTAACTGTACCTTTAGTGGTAGAAGTACGCGCAGGAGATAACTGGATGGAAGCAAAGTAA
- a CDS encoding GumC family protein, translating to MDTGNEYQTFNSRNGGKYLDSDSGSREISRMPVEATPEQTMDLAWLFAVLSRRVGVMALAAIILSAISGSLIVWNSKQTEDTYNGSFQVLVEPVTAEGRLSKLSLLAQTGTYTPPTELTKVGVDQTDLIDYQSQIRVLTSPKLLKPVIEELEKQYPDLTYADLIQNLQISRITAEKEGKEIGTKILQIQYQNEDPQRIVSVLETLEAAYLGYSRDERLRSLRQGIKFIDEQLPELRQRVETLQGQLEKLRQQYDLNFPEQTARDLSDRALSIKTQKVDTKANLEQVQARYTNLEQAIQQGNILSILSLNQSTYQTLLTQLQVVESQIALQSTQFREDSPPMQVLLEKQQNLRRLLTEEAEDALAGIAVQIQELQARDRYLTAKENEVLQKLAQFPTVLREYSDVQRELEVATESLKQFLEKREDLNLDASQQDVPWEVISEPGLWIDQNGELIPAASKNTKRKLAIAVILSTLLGVGIGFIAEILHTVYHNPDEVKGGTKLPVLGAIPYAKKLKQYEKKYAQLARNLDPNEINPSIYPQPEFTATFLEAFRSLYTNISLLGSKNRPIRSLVICSAGPEDGKSTIALQLAHTAAALGQRVLLVDTDLRRPRLHLRLGLPNLRGLSDAVQSDLSLNDVIQQAPTEKNLFFLSAGQTDPDPIKSLSSQKMQYLMDQFQGFFDLVIYDTPPLVGLADAHILAANADGTILVVRMEKTDRSLLKKGLEELRISGASVLGMVANEVKGYTPSSYAVYHRNYRNRPNFREDVPTV from the coding sequence ATGGATACTGGAAACGAATATCAAACATTTAATTCTCGAAACGGCGGCAAATATCTCGATTCCGATAGTGGATCTCGCGAAATTTCCAGAATGCCTGTGGAAGCTACGCCAGAACAAACAATGGATTTGGCTTGGCTATTTGCCGTTTTGAGTCGCCGAGTTGGAGTAATGGCTTTAGCCGCAATCATCTTGAGTGCTATTTCTGGCAGTTTGATTGTTTGGAATTCTAAGCAAACTGAAGATACTTACAATGGTTCGTTTCAAGTGTTGGTAGAACCTGTAACGGCTGAGGGTCGCTTGTCCAAGCTGTCCTTGCTAGCACAAACAGGAACTTATACTCCACCAACAGAACTGACTAAGGTTGGCGTAGACCAAACTGACTTGATTGACTACCAAAGTCAAATTCGTGTTTTAACCAGTCCGAAACTGCTCAAACCAGTAATTGAAGAGTTAGAGAAACAATATCCCGATCTTACTTATGCTGACTTAATTCAGAACTTGCAAATTAGCCGTATTACCGCAGAAAAAGAAGGTAAAGAAATCGGCACGAAAATTTTACAGATTCAGTATCAAAACGAAGACCCTCAAAGAATCGTCTCGGTTTTGGAAACTCTCGAAGCAGCTTACTTAGGTTATTCGCGAGATGAGCGGCTTAGAAGCTTGCGTCAAGGAATTAAATTTATTGACGAGCAACTGCCAGAGTTGCGACAGCGCGTGGAAACTTTACAGGGACAATTGGAAAAATTGCGCCAGCAATACGATTTGAATTTTCCCGAACAAACAGCCAGAGATTTATCCGATCGAGCTTTGAGTATTAAGACTCAGAAGGTAGATACAAAGGCAAATTTGGAACAAGTCCAGGCAAGATATACTAATCTTGAGCAAGCAATCCAACAAGGAAATATCCTGTCAATTTTGTCTTTGAATCAAAGCACTTATCAAACTTTGCTCACTCAGTTACAGGTTGTCGAATCGCAAATTGCCCTTCAGTCAACTCAATTTCGCGAAGACAGTCCGCCAATGCAAGTTTTGCTGGAAAAACAGCAAAATTTACGTCGTTTGCTCACAGAAGAAGCTGAAGATGCTTTGGCAGGTATTGCAGTCCAGATTCAAGAATTACAAGCACGCGATCGCTATCTGACTGCCAAAGAAAATGAGGTTCTCCAAAAGTTAGCACAATTCCCGACGGTTTTGCGGGAATATTCTGATGTACAACGAGAATTAGAAGTTGCTACCGAAAGCTTGAAGCAATTTTTAGAGAAACGGGAAGATTTGAACTTAGATGCTTCTCAGCAAGATGTACCTTGGGAAGTAATTTCTGAACCGGGATTATGGATTGACCAGAATGGAGAATTAATTCCGGCTGCTAGTAAGAATACTAAACGGAAGTTAGCGATCGCGGTTATTCTCAGTACACTCCTTGGTGTCGGTATTGGTTTTATTGCTGAAATTCTCCACACTGTTTACCATAACCCGGATGAAGTTAAAGGTGGCACTAAGTTACCAGTTCTCGGTGCAATTCCTTACGCGAAAAAACTCAAACAATACGAGAAAAAATACGCTCAACTTGCCCGCAATCTCGATCCTAACGAAATTAATCCCTCGATTTATCCTCAACCAGAATTTACCGCAACTTTTTTAGAAGCTTTCCGCTCGTTATATACGAATATCTCTCTACTTGGCTCGAAAAACCGCCCCATTCGTTCCTTAGTAATTTGTTCTGCGGGACCCGAAGACGGCAAATCCACTATCGCCCTCCAACTCGCCCATACTGCGGCTGCACTTGGTCAACGAGTTTTGTTGGTAGATACTGATTTACGTCGTCCCCGACTTCACTTGCGCTTAGGTTTACCCAATTTGCGCGGACTCAGCGATGCGGTACAAAGCGATTTAAGCTTGAATGATGTAATTCAACAAGCACCTACTGAGAAAAACCTCTTTTTCTTAAGTGCAGGACAAACCGATCCCGATCCGATTAAAAGCCTTTCTTCGCAAAAGATGCAATATTTGATGGATCAATTTCAAGGCTTTTTCGATCTAGTGATTTATGATACTCCACCTCTTGTCGGTTTAGCTGATGCTCATATTCTCGCAGCTAATGCTGACGGAACTATTTTAGTAGTGCGGATGGAGAAAACTGACCGTTCTTTACTCAAGAAAGGTTTAGAAGAACTCAGAATTTCTGGTGCATCTGTTTTGGGTATGGTAGCGAATGAAGTTAAGGGCTATACTCCTAGTTCTTACGCTGTTTATCACCGCAATTATCGCAATCGCCCTAATTTCCGGGAAGATGTTCCTACGGTATAA
- a CDS encoding SLBB domain-containing protein — protein sequence MRSSLALLAENRNYTCILGLMTKVVLKLTSKRVASLTALAWIAVSGFAPGLAQVPNFNNLAPPTTPFNNNFPPPGNFDAYLLGGGDRLTIDIFEVPQYSGIYQVPADGVIQLPLIGGVRVEGLTIQEASQLISANYDRFLKRPLVTIRLLSARPINVSVSGEVTRPGSFTVSLIGGAGDNPGVQYPTLAQALKQAGGITLAADLTQVQVRRKVSPNSDRTFTVNLEDFVQSGRGSQELTLRDGDSIFVPTATQVSLREVRRLATVDFAADLERARTVAVVGEVQRPGAYTLAGVATAASTNQLAGITGGLPTVTSAIEQAGGIKPLADLRNIQIRRQTQIGTEQVIEINLWQLLQAGDINQDTVVQNGDTIVIPRAREISAAEAAEVASARFSPETIQVSVVGEVRSPGVINIPPNTPLNQALLTAGGFDQARADEEDVRLIRLNEDGTVITKEVNFSITEGVNERSNPILQDNDIIVIGRSDGARFADRLNTVLGPTAAGLALFSIPSRIVDVLRILGIVNSN from the coding sequence GTGAGAAGTTCCCTTGCCTTGCTAGCAGAAAATAGAAATTATACCTGTATCTTAGGGTTGATGACTAAAGTTGTGCTTAAATTAACTTCCAAACGTGTAGCTAGTTTGACTGCACTAGCGTGGATAGCAGTCAGTGGTTTTGCTCCCGGATTAGCTCAAGTGCCAAACTTTAATAATCTAGCTCCTCCAACTACACCTTTTAATAATAATTTTCCTCCACCAGGAAATTTTGATGCCTATTTGTTAGGGGGAGGCGATCGCCTGACGATCGATATTTTTGAAGTTCCCCAATATAGCGGTATTTACCAAGTCCCGGCTGATGGCGTGATTCAGTTACCTTTGATTGGTGGAGTCAGAGTCGAAGGATTAACGATTCAAGAAGCCTCTCAACTAATCTCAGCCAACTACGATCGCTTCCTCAAACGTCCTCTAGTAACCATTAGACTGCTTTCAGCACGTCCGATCAACGTTTCCGTATCCGGAGAAGTAACTCGTCCCGGTAGCTTCACCGTCAGTTTAATCGGTGGTGCCGGAGACAATCCGGGCGTACAATATCCGACGCTCGCTCAAGCTTTGAAACAAGCAGGAGGAATCACTCTCGCTGCCGATCTTACTCAAGTTCAAGTAAGACGCAAAGTCTCGCCAAATAGCGATCGCACTTTTACCGTTAACCTGGAAGACTTCGTACAAAGTGGTAGAGGCTCTCAAGAGTTAACTTTACGCGATGGAGACTCAATTTTCGTCCCCACCGCAACTCAAGTTAGTCTCAGAGAAGTACGCCGACTCGCTACAGTTGACTTTGCCGCCGATCTCGAAAGAGCGCGTACTGTCGCAGTGGTAGGAGAAGTACAACGTCCGGGAGCTTATACTTTAGCTGGAGTTGCTACCGCCGCCAGCACCAACCAACTTGCAGGTATCACTGGCGGTTTACCTACCGTTACCTCCGCGATCGAGCAAGCAGGCGGAATCAAACCTTTAGCTGATTTGCGCAATATTCAAATACGACGACAAACTCAAATTGGTACAGAGCAAGTTATCGAGATTAATCTCTGGCAACTACTGCAAGCAGGGGACATCAATCAAGATACAGTAGTGCAAAATGGAGATACAATCGTTATTCCCAGAGCCAGAGAAATCTCCGCCGCCGAAGCTGCCGAAGTTGCTTCAGCTCGTTTTTCCCCGGAAACCATTCAAGTTAGTGTGGTGGGAGAAGTCAGAAGTCCGGGAGTGATTAATATTCCACCTAATACCCCTCTCAATCAAGCCTTGCTCACCGCAGGCGGATTTGACCAAGCGAGGGCAGATGAAGAAGATGTGCGCTTAATTCGCCTCAACGAAGACGGAACTGTGATTACTAAAGAAGTTAACTTCAGCATCACTGAAGGTGTAAATGAACGTAGCAATCCGATCCTGCAAGATAACGACATTATAGTTATCGGTCGTTCCGATGGGGCGAGATTTGCCGATAGACTGAATACAGTATTGGGTCCAACAGCAGCAGGTTTAGCTTTGTTTTCGATTCCCAGCCGCATTGTCGATGTTTTGAGAATTTTGGGAATAGTTAACTCTAATTAA
- a CDS encoding O-antigen ligase family protein, translating into MKALLKDPLILALILGIGVVYLAISFHYLSRNSQLAAKLEKVLIATFIIVIIGETGATMFPLPKFHPRLLALTITTPPTIVAQITTYIIFILLLSSRLRHTLKDLIQVFFTVLVREPFLFILLLLITLSAFWSDTPWITFRGSLVILETALIAFYTAKQYSWQELYDLLRWLSLVVLILSLYYALLVPSKGVLDIGWGGIVGHKNHFSFFMAFTAVIWMIHAFYYPQQRRFSLVIILLALFALNQGNSGASKVIAVGLVGLWFYLGFVKRLKPQWAFVSVIIFLIVSIILTVLLTENVEFIVVDTLNKDLTLTGRTDFWPLIIDKINERPLLGYGISGFWQPWRGLDNPAADIIVTKTGFAPPHSHNGFLDLATEIGWLGLSVMILSFFTNIAKAVIYLGKAKMPAAGIPILLLTYTLMTNVTESGIVGVTSVFFWYVVVAIRTSIDLDKNAFKSTEKSQELAQLQSKFY; encoded by the coding sequence ATGAAAGCATTACTCAAAGATCCTTTAATTTTAGCTTTGATTCTGGGTATCGGTGTTGTTTATCTTGCTATCTCGTTTCATTATCTGAGCAGAAATTCTCAACTTGCTGCGAAACTGGAAAAAGTTTTAATTGCTACTTTCATTATTGTGATTATCGGGGAAACTGGCGCAACTATGTTTCCTCTTCCCAAGTTTCATCCCCGATTATTAGCTTTAACAATTACCACTCCACCGACAATTGTTGCCCAAATTACTACTTATATCATTTTCATTTTATTATTATCTTCTCGGCTGCGCCATACGTTGAAAGACTTAATCCAAGTTTTCTTTACTGTTCTCGTTCGAGAGCCTTTTTTATTTATCTTACTGTTGTTAATAACACTTTCGGCTTTTTGGTCGGACACTCCCTGGATTACTTTTCGAGGTAGTTTAGTTATTCTCGAAACTGCTCTCATTGCTTTTTATACAGCGAAACAATATTCTTGGCAAGAACTCTACGATCTCTTACGTTGGTTGAGTCTTGTTGTCCTTATTCTCAGTCTTTATTATGCTTTATTAGTTCCTTCTAAAGGAGTTTTAGATATTGGTTGGGGAGGGATTGTCGGTCACAAAAATCATTTTTCGTTTTTCATGGCTTTTACTGCCGTTATTTGGATGATTCATGCTTTTTACTATCCTCAACAGCGTCGTTTTTCTTTAGTAATAATTCTTTTAGCTTTGTTCGCTCTAAATCAAGGCAATAGTGGCGCCAGTAAAGTGATCGCTGTTGGTTTAGTTGGTCTTTGGTTTTATCTGGGATTTGTCAAAAGATTGAAACCGCAGTGGGCATTTGTTTCGGTAATTATTTTCCTAATCGTCAGTATAATTTTAACTGTTTTACTAACCGAAAATGTGGAATTTATTGTTGTCGATACTTTGAATAAAGACTTAACTTTAACCGGAAGAACTGACTTTTGGCCTCTAATCATTGATAAAATTAACGAACGACCCTTATTAGGTTATGGAATTAGTGGATTTTGGCAACCTTGGCGAGGATTGGATAATCCAGCAGCCGATATAATTGTTACCAAAACTGGTTTTGCACCACCTCATTCTCACAATGGATTTTTGGATCTGGCTACAGAGATAGGTTGGTTGGGATTATCGGTCATGATTTTATCGTTTTTTACCAACATTGCCAAAGCAGTAATTTATCTTGGTAAAGCGAAAATGCCTGCTGCCGGAATCCCGATTTTGTTACTAACTTATACTTTAATGACTAATGTTACTGAAAGCGGAATTGTCGGTGTAACTAGCGTTTTCTTTTGGTATGTTGTCGTGGCAATCCGGACGAGTATCGATCTAGATAAAAATGCGTTCAAATCAACAGAAAAATCTCAAGAACTCGCTCAATTACAATCAAAATTTTATTAA